One Equus caballus isolate H_3958 breed thoroughbred chromosome 14, TB-T2T, whole genome shotgun sequence DNA segment encodes these proteins:
- the ENC1 gene encoding ectoderm-neural cortex protein 1 isoform X1, which translates to MNENWFLKSCCFSCKSGNKMSVSVHENRKSRASSGSINIYLFHKSSYADSVLTHLNLLRQQRLFTDVLLHAGNRTFPCHRAVLAACSRYFEAMFSGGLKESQDSEVNFDNSIHPEVLELLLDYAYSSRVIINEENAESLLEAGDMLEFQDIRDACAEFLEKNLHPTNCLGMLLLSDAHQCTKLYELSWRMCLSNFQTIRKNEDFLQLPQDMVVQLLSSEELETEDERLVYESAINWISYDLKKRYCYLPELLQTVRLALLPAIYLMENVAMEELITKQRKSKEIVEEAIRCKLKILQNDGVVTSLCARPRKTGHALFLLGGQTFMCDKLYLVDQKAKEIIPKADIPSPRKEFSACAIGCKVYITGGRGSENGVSKDVWVYDTLHEEWSKAAPMLVARFGHGSAELKHCLYVVGGHTAATGCLPASPSVSLKQVEHYDPTTNKWTMVAPLREGVSNAAVVSAKLKLFAFGGTSVSHDKLPKVQCYDQCENRWTVPATCPQPWRYTAAAVLGNQIFIMGGDTEFSACSAYKFNSETYQWTKVGDVTAKRMSCHAVASGNKLYVVGGYFGIQRCKTLDCYDPTLDVWNSITTVPYSLIPTAFVSTWKHLPS; encoded by the exons ATGAATGAAAACTGGTTTCTGAAAAGTTGTTGCTTCTCATGCAA gagtGGAAACAAAATGTCAGTCAGTGTGCATGAGAACCGAAAGTCCCGGGCCAGCAGCGGCTCCATCAACATCTATCTGTTTCACAAGTCCTCCTATGCAGACAGCGTCCTCACTCACCTGAACCTCTTACGCCAGCAGCGCCTCTTCACCGACGTCCTTCTCCATGCCGGAAACAGGACCTTCCCTTGTCACCGGGCAGTGCTGGCTGCGTGCAGCCGCTACTTTGAAGCCATGTTCAGCGGGGGCCTGAAGGAGAGCCAGGACAGCGAAGTCAACTTCGACAACTCCATCCACCCAGAAGTCTTGGAGCTGCTGCTTGACTACGCGTACTCCTCCCGGGTCATCATCAATGAAGAAAACGCGGAATCGCTCCTGGAAGCTGGCGACATGCTGGAGTTTCAAGACATCCGGGATGCATGTGCAGAGTTCCTGGAAAAGAACCTGCACCCCACCAACTGCCTGGGCATGCTGCTGCTGTCCGATGCGCACCAGTGCACCAAGCTGTACGAACTCTCCTGGAGAATGTGCCTCAGCAACTTCCAGACCATCAGGAAGAACGAAGATTTCCTCCAGCTGCCCCAGGACATGGTCGTGCAGCTCTTGTCCAGTGAAGAGCTGGAGACAGAAGATGAAAGGCTCGTGTACGAGTCTGCGATCAACTGGATCAGCTACGACCTGAAGAAGCGTTACTGCTACCTCCCAGAGCTGCTGCAGACGGTGAGGCTGGCTCTGCTGCCGGCCATCTATCTCATGGAGAACGTGGCCATGGAGGAGCTCATCACCAAGCAGAGGAAGAGCAAGGAGATTGTGGAAGAGGCCATCAGGTGCAAACTGAAAATCCTGCAGAACGACGGCGTGGTAACCAGCCTCTGCGCCCGGCCTCGGAAAACTGGCCACGCCCTCTTCCTCTTGGGCGGACAGACTTTCATGTGTGACAAGTTGTATCTCGTCGACCAGAAGGCCAAAGAGATCATTCCCAAGGCTGACATCCCCAGCCCAAGAAAAGAGTTCAGTGCGTGTGCAATTGGCTGCAAAGTATACATTACTGGGGGGCGAGGCTCTGAAAATGGAGTCTCGAAAGATGTCTGGGTTTACGATACCCTGCACGAGGAGTGGTCCAAAGCTGCCCCCATGCTGGTGGCCAGGTTTGGCCACGGCTCTGCTGAGCTGAAGCACTGCCTGTACGTGGTCGGGGGGCACACCGCCGCAACTGGCTGCCTCCCGGCCTCACCCTCAGTCTCCCTGAAGCAAGTAGAACATTATGACCCCACAACCAACAAGTGGACCATGGTGGCCCCGCTCCGAGAAGGCGTCAGCAATGCCGCAGTGGTAAGCGCCAAGCTCAAGTTGTTTGCTTTCGGAGGTACCAGCGTGAGTCACGACAAGCTCCCCAAGGTTCAGTGTTATGATCAGTGTGAAAACAGGTGGACGGTACCAGCCACCTGTCCCCAGCCCTGGCGTTACACCGCAGCCGCCGTGCTGGGCAACCAGATTTTTATTATGGGGGGGGATACAGAGTTCTCTGCCTGCTCTGCTTATAAGTTCAACAGCGAGACTTACCAGTGGACCAAGGTGGGAGACGTGACCGCAAAGCGCATGAGCTGCCACGCTGTGGCCTCCGGGAACAAACTCTACGTGGTTGGAGGATACTTTGGCATTCAGCGGTGCAAAACTCTGGACTGCTACGATCCGACGCTGGACGTGTGGAACAGCATCACCACAGTCCCGTACTCGCTGATTCCCACTGCGTTTGTCAGCACCTGGAAACATCTGCCTTCTTAA
- the ENC1 gene encoding ectoderm-neural cortex protein 1 isoform X2, producing MSVSVHENRKSRASSGSINIYLFHKSSYADSVLTHLNLLRQQRLFTDVLLHAGNRTFPCHRAVLAACSRYFEAMFSGGLKESQDSEVNFDNSIHPEVLELLLDYAYSSRVIINEENAESLLEAGDMLEFQDIRDACAEFLEKNLHPTNCLGMLLLSDAHQCTKLYELSWRMCLSNFQTIRKNEDFLQLPQDMVVQLLSSEELETEDERLVYESAINWISYDLKKRYCYLPELLQTVRLALLPAIYLMENVAMEELITKQRKSKEIVEEAIRCKLKILQNDGVVTSLCARPRKTGHALFLLGGQTFMCDKLYLVDQKAKEIIPKADIPSPRKEFSACAIGCKVYITGGRGSENGVSKDVWVYDTLHEEWSKAAPMLVARFGHGSAELKHCLYVVGGHTAATGCLPASPSVSLKQVEHYDPTTNKWTMVAPLREGVSNAAVVSAKLKLFAFGGTSVSHDKLPKVQCYDQCENRWTVPATCPQPWRYTAAAVLGNQIFIMGGDTEFSACSAYKFNSETYQWTKVGDVTAKRMSCHAVASGNKLYVVGGYFGIQRCKTLDCYDPTLDVWNSITTVPYSLIPTAFVSTWKHLPS from the coding sequence ATGTCAGTCAGTGTGCATGAGAACCGAAAGTCCCGGGCCAGCAGCGGCTCCATCAACATCTATCTGTTTCACAAGTCCTCCTATGCAGACAGCGTCCTCACTCACCTGAACCTCTTACGCCAGCAGCGCCTCTTCACCGACGTCCTTCTCCATGCCGGAAACAGGACCTTCCCTTGTCACCGGGCAGTGCTGGCTGCGTGCAGCCGCTACTTTGAAGCCATGTTCAGCGGGGGCCTGAAGGAGAGCCAGGACAGCGAAGTCAACTTCGACAACTCCATCCACCCAGAAGTCTTGGAGCTGCTGCTTGACTACGCGTACTCCTCCCGGGTCATCATCAATGAAGAAAACGCGGAATCGCTCCTGGAAGCTGGCGACATGCTGGAGTTTCAAGACATCCGGGATGCATGTGCAGAGTTCCTGGAAAAGAACCTGCACCCCACCAACTGCCTGGGCATGCTGCTGCTGTCCGATGCGCACCAGTGCACCAAGCTGTACGAACTCTCCTGGAGAATGTGCCTCAGCAACTTCCAGACCATCAGGAAGAACGAAGATTTCCTCCAGCTGCCCCAGGACATGGTCGTGCAGCTCTTGTCCAGTGAAGAGCTGGAGACAGAAGATGAAAGGCTCGTGTACGAGTCTGCGATCAACTGGATCAGCTACGACCTGAAGAAGCGTTACTGCTACCTCCCAGAGCTGCTGCAGACGGTGAGGCTGGCTCTGCTGCCGGCCATCTATCTCATGGAGAACGTGGCCATGGAGGAGCTCATCACCAAGCAGAGGAAGAGCAAGGAGATTGTGGAAGAGGCCATCAGGTGCAAACTGAAAATCCTGCAGAACGACGGCGTGGTAACCAGCCTCTGCGCCCGGCCTCGGAAAACTGGCCACGCCCTCTTCCTCTTGGGCGGACAGACTTTCATGTGTGACAAGTTGTATCTCGTCGACCAGAAGGCCAAAGAGATCATTCCCAAGGCTGACATCCCCAGCCCAAGAAAAGAGTTCAGTGCGTGTGCAATTGGCTGCAAAGTATACATTACTGGGGGGCGAGGCTCTGAAAATGGAGTCTCGAAAGATGTCTGGGTTTACGATACCCTGCACGAGGAGTGGTCCAAAGCTGCCCCCATGCTGGTGGCCAGGTTTGGCCACGGCTCTGCTGAGCTGAAGCACTGCCTGTACGTGGTCGGGGGGCACACCGCCGCAACTGGCTGCCTCCCGGCCTCACCCTCAGTCTCCCTGAAGCAAGTAGAACATTATGACCCCACAACCAACAAGTGGACCATGGTGGCCCCGCTCCGAGAAGGCGTCAGCAATGCCGCAGTGGTAAGCGCCAAGCTCAAGTTGTTTGCTTTCGGAGGTACCAGCGTGAGTCACGACAAGCTCCCCAAGGTTCAGTGTTATGATCAGTGTGAAAACAGGTGGACGGTACCAGCCACCTGTCCCCAGCCCTGGCGTTACACCGCAGCCGCCGTGCTGGGCAACCAGATTTTTATTATGGGGGGGGATACAGAGTTCTCTGCCTGCTCTGCTTATAAGTTCAACAGCGAGACTTACCAGTGGACCAAGGTGGGAGACGTGACCGCAAAGCGCATGAGCTGCCACGCTGTGGCCTCCGGGAACAAACTCTACGTGGTTGGAGGATACTTTGGCATTCAGCGGTGCAAAACTCTGGACTGCTACGATCCGACGCTGGACGTGTGGAACAGCATCACCACAGTCCCGTACTCGCTGATTCCCACTGCGTTTGTCAGCACCTGGAAACATCTGCCTTCTTAA